One part of the Raphanus sativus cultivar WK10039 chromosome 7, ASM80110v3, whole genome shotgun sequence genome encodes these proteins:
- the LOC108818002 gene encoding pentatricopeptide repeat-containing protein At1g74600, chloroplastic, with amino-acid sequence MNFLANESLNLLKTSPFPPSYAYRLLSSVYNLRNPSLLSTKDSTFSTPFNPFHFFNDQSSSSLCTLQTTRILQGHLLRRYLLPFDAFLTKSLLSWYSKSGSMSDAAKLFDAIPQPDVVSCNIMISGYRENKLFEESWRLFAKMHLLGFEMNEVSYGSVLSACTALQAPLLSELVFCHTIKMGFFLYKVVQSALIDSFSKSLRFRDAYKVFRDTVSPNVYCWNALIAGALRNQDYDAVFDLFYEMCGGFQKPDSHTYSTVLAACASLEKLRFGKLVQARVIKCGAEDVFVNTAIVDLYAKCGHMTEAREVFSRIPNPSVVSWTVMLSGFAKSNDAISALGIFKEMRRSGVEISSRTVTSVVSACGRPSMASEASQVHAWVLKSEFYLDSSVASSLISMYSKRGDIHLSEQVFKSLKDAQRPNVVNVMVSSFSQNKKPGKAIRLFTRMLQEGLRPDVFSLCSLLSVLDSLSFGKQIHSYILKSGLVLDLTVGSSLFTMYSKCGSLEESFSLFHEIPVKDNACWASMISGYNEYGYLREAIGLFGEMLSDGTSPDESTLSAVLTVCASLPSLPRSKEIHGYALRAGIDKGMPLGSALVNTYSKCGSLKLARLVYDRLPEMDPVSCSSLISGYSQHGLIQYGFFLFRDMVTSGFTMDSFAVSSILKAAALSDASSPGAQIHAYITKIGLCSEPSVGSSLLTMYSKFGSIEDCCKAFNQINGPDLIAWTALIASFAQHGKGTEALQVFNLMKEKGVKPDKVTFVGVLSACSHGGLVEEAYVNLNSMVKDYGIEPENRHYACMVDALGRSGRLIEAESFINNMPIKADALVWGTLLAACRLHEDVELGKLAAKKAIELEPSEAGAYVSLSNILAEVGEWEEVGETRKLMKGKGVEKEPGWSSI; translated from the coding sequence ATGAACTTTCTAGCGAATGAAAGCTTAAACCTTTTAAAAACCTCCCCTTTTCCTCCTTCCTATGCTTATAGACTACTCTCTTCCGTCTACAATCTCCGAAACCCATCTCTCCTTTCCACCAAAGACTCTACCTTTTCAACTCCTTTTAACCCTTTTCACTTCTTCAATGATCAATCAAGCTCAAGCCTTTGCACGCTCCAAACAACCAGAATCCTACAAGGGCACTTGCTCAGACGATACCTCTTGCCGTTTGATGCTTTCCTTACTAAATCCCTGCTCAGTTGGTACTCCAAGTCGGGTTCCATGTCCGACGCAGCTAAGCTGTTCGACGCAATTCCTCAACCAGATGTTGTTTCTTGTAATATCATGATCTCTGGTTACAGAGAGAATAAACTGTTTGAAGAGTCGTGGAGGCTCTTCGCTAAGATGCATTTATTGGGGTTTGAGATGAATGAGGTAAGCTATGGGTCTGTGCTGTCGGCTTGTACTGCGTTACAGGCTCCTCTGTTAAGTGAGCTTGTCTTTTGTCATACTATAAAGATGGGTTTTTTCTTGTATAAAGTTGTTCAGTCGGCTTTAATTGACTCGTTCTCTAAGAGTCTCAGGTTTCGGGATGCTTATAAGGTTTTTAGGGACACTGTATCTCCTAATGTGTATTGTTGGAACGCTCTGATAGCAGGAGCACTTAGGAATCAAGATTACGATGCTGTTTTTGATCTTTTCTATGAGATGTGTGGTGGGTTTCAGAAACCTGATAGTCATACATATTCCACTGTTTTAGCTGCGTGTGCTTCGCTTGAGAAGCTTAGGTTTGGGAAACTGGTTCAAGCTCGGGTGATCAAATGCGGGGCAGAAGATGTGTTTGTGAACACTGCGATTGTTGATCTGTATGCCAAGTGTGGGCATATGACTGAAGCTAGGGAAGTATTCTCCCGTATCCCCAACCCTAGTGTTGTCTCTTGGACAGTAATGCTGTCTGGTTTCGCAAAGAGTAATGATGCTATCTCCGCTCTTGGGATATTCAAGGAAATGAGACGTTCAGGTGTCGAGATTAGCAGCCGTACTGTGACCAGTGTAGTTTCTGCTTGTGGAAGACCTTCTATGGCCTCTGAAGCAAGCCAGGTCCATGCTTGGGTCTTAAAGAGTGAATTCTATCTCGATTCTTCTGTGGCTTCCTCCTTGATTAGTATGTACTCAAAGAGAGGAGATATTCATCTCTCTGAACAGGTTTTCAAGAGTCTGAAGGATGCTCAGAGGCCAAATGTTGTAAACGTAATGGTCTCTTCATTTTCGCAAAATAAGAAACCTGGTAAAGCAATAAGACTTTTCACTAGAATGCTTCAAGAGGGTTTGAGACCCGATGTGTTTAGTTTATGCAGTTTGTTAAGTGTATTAGATAGTCTAAGTTTCGGTAAGCAGATTCATAGCTACATTCTTAAAAGTGGGTTGGTTCTTGATCTCACTGTTGGAAGCTCTCTTTTCACAATGTACTCCAAGTGTGGTAGTTTGGAAGAGTCTTTTAGTTTATTCCACGAGATACCTGTTAAAGACAATGCTTGCTGGGCTTCAATGATTTCTGGTTACAATGAGTACGGTTATCTAAGGGAAGCTATTGGCCTATTCGGCGAGATGTTGTCTGATGGGACTAGTCCGGATGAGAGTACTCTATCAGCTGTTCTAACTGTGTGTGCTTCTCTCCCTTCTCTGCCAAGAAGTAAAGAAATACATGGGTACGCGTTAAGAGCTGGTATTGACAAAGGGATGCCTCTTGGTTCTGCGCTAGTAAACACCTATTCAAAATGTGGCTCACTGAAGTTAGCAAGACTGGTCTATGATAGGCTCCCTGAAATGGATCCAGTTTCGTGTTCGTCGTTAATCTCAGGATATTCACAGCACGGTTTAATCCAGTATGGCTTCTTCCTGTTTCGTGATATGGTCACGTCTGGTTTTACCATGGACTCCTTTGCAGTTTCATCCATTCTTAAAGCCGCTGCTCTGTCAGACGCATCATCTCCAGGAGCTCAAATTCATGCCTACATCACAAAGATTGGATTGTGCTCAGAGCCTTCTGTGGGGAGTTCACTACTTACAATGTACTCGAAATTTGGAAGCATTGAAGACTGCTGTAAAGCATTCAACCAGATCAATGGCCCGGATTTAATCGCATGGACTGCGTTGATTGCAAGTTTTGCTCAACATGGAAAGGGCACTGAAGCGTTACAAGTGTTCAATCTTATGAAGGAAAAAGGAGTGAAACCTGATAAAGTGACTTTTGTGGGAGTCTTGTCCGCTTGTAGTCATGGTGGTTTGGTAGAAGAAGCTTACGTCAATCTAAATTCGATGGTAAAAGACTACGGTATCGAACCAGAGAACCGCCATTATGCCTGCATGGTCGATGCTTTGGGGAGGTCAGGAAGACTTATAGAAGCTGAGAGTTTTATCAACAATATGCCTATTAAAGCAGACGCTTTGGTCTGGGGAACATTGCTGGCTGCATGCAGACTTCACGAGGATGTTGAACTCGGGAAGCTAGCTGCCAAAAAGGCTATAGAGCTAGAGCCGTCAGAGGCTGGAGCGTATGTTTCACTCTCGAACATCCTTGCAGAGgttggtgaatgggaagaagtgGGGGAAACTCGGAAGCTGATGAAAGGCAAAGGTGTAGAGAAGGAACCAGGGTGGAGTTCTATCTGA